ATATGAAAAGGTGGAGATATGGGAGTAAGTTGTGCAACAAATCACACTAAAATATAGTACGACTTGGATCACGTGTCCCAAAGGCCGCTTGTCATGTGGTTCTGTGTGACATAATGATGGAAATATCATCACTAGTTTTCATATCACATGTATCATTCTTTTCCATCGTACTTTACAGAAGAGAAAAAATAAAGATGCAGAAATTGGAAAAGAAACGTGCAGACACCGGACAATGATTCATCATCATGAATCGACACTTGACTTATAAAGTGCTACTCTAGAGATTGATCGGTAAAGTGCATCATCATGAATCACCATGtgttttcaaaccatggtttgaaaccatgactCCAAactagcgtttggacatgcgttttcactcatggtttcaaaccccaaatcatccaaaaaggcatgatttgaggTTTGAAACCATGGTACCATAAACCATGGTACCGTAAACCGGTACTTTCTACAGCCAAATCCAGGTACCGTAAACCGGTACTTTCTACAGTGACGTGTGCCCAATTCCCAGCATAGGACTGCCAAATACTTTGGGACTACCATCTCATTTCGGTGATCTTTTCTTATTATCCTTATGTTATAATATACTTGTACTATCCGGCAAATGCAACTATTTCAAGTACTTGTCTAATTTATATACTAGTAGTATTTTATTTCTTCTGACTACTGGTTTCTTAGCTCACTCATAAACAAGGAAGGAATCTGTAAAAATTGCAACCTGTAACACATGtgttttcaaaccatggtttgaaaccatgactCCAAactagcgtttggacatgcgttttcactcatggtttcaaaccccaaatcatccaaaaaggcatgatttgaggTTTGAAACCATGGTACCATAAACCATGGTACCGTAAACCGGTACTTTCTACAGCCAAATCCAGGTACCGTAAACCGGTACTTTCTACAGTGACGTGTGCCCAATTCCCAGCATAGGACTGCCAAATACTTTGGGACTACCATCTCATTTCGGTGATCTTTTCTTATTATCCTTATGTTATAATATACTTGTACTATCCGGCAAATGCAACTATTTCAAGTACTTGTCTAATTTATATACTAGTAGTATTTTATTTCTTCTGACTACTGGTTTCTTAGCTCACTCATAAACAAGGAAGGAATCTGTAAAAATTGCAACCTGTAACACATTCTAAAGCAAAATAAAGTAGAAGCATTCTAACTATAtttacctcaaaaaaaaaaaacacacacacacacaaaaagaatccATCTCGCACGAGACCACTGTATGACTAGTTGTTATCATGTAAACCAACGGAAAGCAtggaggaagagaaagaaaacaaagaatTTACAAAATTTTTAATCTGATAACATATCACTGTTCTGGACTCATTCTTTATTTGTAGAAAGCATAATTCCATGAGTGAAATGGCTCATAGTTTCACACCTCCTCCACTGTtctcttcttctcctcttcttcagCTTTTTGCCAGGCAGCCTATAGAGATATAACATCACATGAGAATgtcataagaagcagaaaagaaaATTGAGATAACATCAATTTAAAATGCGCTTGCCTTGTCTCTCTGAAGTCTAGACATATGAGGACGCAAAGAGTTCCCAAGACTTAAGCCTCCCCAAGCTTCTTGCAACTCCCTCTCCCTTGTCGCTTTCCGAGAAACTGAATGTCTTATCTGATCATCATCCTCCTCCTGAACAGCAGCTACCTTTTCTCTCTCAAGTCTAGACTTGTGTTTCACCAAAATCTGATCCAAACTGCCTTCACTGTTCTGCAATTGTGTGTCCCTCTTCTTTACATTCATCCAATTGTCTTCCTTTGCATGAAGAAGAGACATTTTCTCTTTTTCCAGCTTTGAAACATGCTTCACTAAAATCTTGTCCAATCCTTCGCTGCTATCTTCAATCTTTCTTTGTCGCCTCTGTACAACGTAGTCGCTTCTTGTTGATGCTTCTTGCATTTTAAGCCTTTGCAATCGATGAACTGGCTTTACTAGGATCTTGTCCAGACTATCCGCTGCTTCTTTGTTTTCAACCTCGATTGACAATGTGTCTGCTGCCTTTGATGGTTGTTCTCCATTACAAGGATTTTCATCCACATTTGTGTCATGATTTACATTCTGGTCGACATTTTCTTTTCCTACTAACGAGGCACTCTCGGGCGCATTGGCAATCGGGTCTGCAGTGTTTTCCCTATTTTTTGCTTCTAGAATCTCCTTTTCAAGTCTGGTCATATGTTTCACCAGATAATCTTCTAAACTAGGAACTTCCGTTTCGTGTTTCTTTTttcgacaaattgccccagtacCCAATCTGTTCGAGTCCTTCCCCTCTATTTCACTAAGTTTTTCATTCTTCCTCTTAGCCTCTTCAATATCTTTCTCCAGCTTTGAAGAGTGCTTAACCAGCACCCTGCCTAAGTCGGGAACCTCAGACAACTGCACATTGCTATTTGAAGCCTTACACTTGGTTTTTAACAATGTTTCAGAGTTGCTCTTGGCCTCTTCAATTTCCTTCTCAAATTTTAAAGAAGGCTTCTTAAGAATACTTGCTAGATCCTGGCTTGAATTTGTATCGTTTTCTGAATGAACTACTTTATTACCAGTTTTATCTTGCCTTTGTTCAGCTTCAATCCTGGCATTTTTGGCTTCTAATACCTCCCTTTCAAGTCTTGTTAACCGCTTAACCAGAAAATTTTCCAGGCTTGGAAGTTCCTCAGCTGTCTTGCTTGTCTTTCCATCAATATTATGGCCCTTAACTGCTCCATCTTCAACAGATAATTCTGATCTGTCATCAGCAGCAGAGCCTGAAACGTTCGGTTTGCTGTTTTCTGCTTCAGCTAGAGCAGCGTTCAACCCACACGTTGCAACTATTGTGGCAAGAGATGCAAGTTCATCTTCTTGCAAACATCTAAGCCTTTCCAGCATCATTTCCACAAGATTTGGCATATTAAACTTTTCATATACTTGCTTCTTTTTAAATTTCCTTTCCTTTACCTTCTCTAAATCTGTGAGTTCAGAAGCCGTATCCGATTCACATTCTGAAGAGAACTCAAACACTTCTTGATGATGACTATCGTCTGTTTCTTCAGGGTTCTGGCTTATTCTGTGCAGCAATTCCTTGACTTCATCTTTATTCATGGATGGGCAATTAGCTAGCTTAAGAAGGGCAGCCTTAACTGCAGTTGCTACTTGTTTATCCACATCAAATGCAGTTTCAAAAGATGTTCTAACAGTATGAGTGGTGGGTCCTCCTCCTTTCGCTGGTGACTTCTCTATTTTGTAATGCTTCTGTGAGCAGTCAGGAATGTCATACAAGATTACTCCAATAGCGTTTGCAGCTTCAAAAGCTTCAGCAGAAAATTTTGCTGCCTTTATCAGCAATTGTTCTGCTTCTTTACAATCAATCCTGTATGGCATATACAGAAAAGGTAAGTTCCAGACTAACACATATGAACAGATCTCTATTCAAGCAATCAACAAAGTCTTAGTCATTGACAGGGCTAGCAAAATGGTTAAAAATTACAACCATCCGGTCCGACCAATTAGATATGGGTTGGATAACTGACCATTTAAAATGGatcaatatccatattcatgagTTCTTGCTTTCTGGGAGTCTGAGCTTATTTTGGCTTTTAACTTGTGGTTTCACCTGGATATTCCTGAAACAATGGATAATATGAATACCCATATTATCCGTCGGTTAACCCATTTTTAATCCGTGTCAAATGTGTGTGGATCGGATATTTTATCCGTTTTTGTTTAACCCATTTTTGACCTGCCTAGTCATGAACAAGTTAAGATTGCTTATATAAACTATATGTATATGCACATTTCAATCCAATATCCAATAATTAGTAAATATTGCTATATGAATCTCTAACCAGAACAAAGCAACTCCTGGCAAACACCAGATCTAATGTGTGTGTAACAACAACTACATGTAAACATTTACGAATGGTGAAACACTCACCTTGCTGCTTGAAGTATTCGGCACCATGATGCTTCAACTAGTGCAGCCTTCCGAGCTTCGACAGCTCTTTGAGCAGCTTCTCTTACTGCAATTTTCTCTCTCAAAACTCTACAATAATGAGGATTAGCATCCCCCAAAGTTTCATCAAGGGTTGAGTTCATTCCATCCACTTCCTGAAATTTTGTAACAGTCCAAAAACACCATCAGTACATCTACTATATATCGAAAATAGAAATAAAAGTAAGCACAAAAGCATATAAATATACCTGAAGCATTTTTATTTTCCTCTTCAAATAGGAATCCACTTTCTTGCGAGGGAACCAATTTATAGGCGAAGTTTTGCGATGAGGAGGCTTTTTAATTTGTGATCCAGATTTGTTTAAAGGAACTAAATTTGACTGGCCACCATCTTTCATTGCCTTAGTCTGCACTATTCCAAAACCACAGAATGAAAAACCAAAATTGGAAAAACACCAACCGAAGCAAACATCCAAGAAATATTTTTAAATCAACTAGATTCGACTAGCCACCTTCTTAGATTGCCTTGTTTAACAACATTCAAAAACAAGAAAACGAAGTACTACCAACGTTTGCAACAAATTTTGACTGTCCACATTCTTCATTTCCTTGTTTTGTACTCTTACAGTACAAAACAAGAACATGAAAAACCAATAAAAATACACCTTCTAAAGCGAAGATCTTATGCAAATGACTagatataatcatatatatacctgAACTTACATTCTCACGAAGCCTAGTTAGCAACTTAAATCTTTTTAACACTCATTCTCAATGATAAGGAAGTTTTAATTTCGTCATTACAGTTACACCCACTCACAAAATCATATTTTCTTTAACCAAGTAGATAACAATCAAGATtaacatgggggggggggggggggggatcaaaTTAAATCTTTTTCCAAATCAAGAACAATGGTTTTCGAAAACCCCAAAATCAGAAGAGACCCAAAGCAAAATTGAGAAAATAAACTTAAAAACCAAAGAGAGTTAATACTTTCTCAAAGATGAAAAAAAGAATGGGTAATGGTTACCTTGGAAGTAGACGTTGTAGAAGCGGTGGGTGGACTGTTCTCTGAGTTACTAGAATTATGTTCTTTCACCGGTTTCTTTTCAATACAACCCATATCAAAACAACCCAAATCCATTCTCCACAAAATTATATCGATGGAAATAGAATCTTTAATATGCTTGTAGAATTAAAAAGTAATTAGTCAAATGGCCTCAACAATGTGTTGCAATCGCTGAAAAGTAATTAGCGTTTCTTGAATCTGAATTGTTTCCTGAAggattttgttgtgattcttgaggGTATAgcttttgaataaagaaactaTCCGTTACAACCGATCCTTTCGCTCCCAACGGTcctttttatatatttatttgtttttttgctcttcttcCCTTTATTAGCTCATCCAATAAATAAATAGATCCTCATAAATCCTAAgtaatatactccctccatttcacttttaagaaagaggaaagacttttgaagcttgtggttcaaaataagtcttgaatatttgtatggcgataaatcattcataaattgaatttatttccaaattaagaaagaggtcattcattttggcacagactaaaaaggaaataggttcatataaattgaaacagagggagagGGAGTAAAAGATAAGGTTGATATTAGTGTTACAATTTCATAGTTGTTGTAATTTTGATTCTATGATCAAGTAATGTGTTTAAATTTCACTTAtagctttttctttttcattgtcTTATTTATTATATCCTGACGTAATTTCATAAAACGGTCCTTTTGATCAAATGTCTTATCAGGATACAATGTGATATACATAAAAAATTCTATCTAGCCAGATTAAGAAATTTTGACAGGAACTAAGCCAGTAcgatttcgttttttttttttttgctctattTTAATGTGTTTTACATtgatgaaaataaataaataatgtgTTTTACATTTACTAAAGTTTTTTtttaggccaaagtcatagacaGTCCCCTAAACTTTTTCACATATTTCTCATGGCCACCTAAACTGACTCTTGTTCTGATTGAACACCTAAACCCCTCCGAATTTGTACCACATAAATACGGTCAGTTTAGGTGTTCAATCCGAACAAGAGTCAGTTTAGGTAGCCATGAAGAATATGTAAAAAAGTTTAGgaggctatctatgacttttggccttttttttttttttttttttttttgaaaaaaggaGTTAATAAGGAGACAGCTATGAAATGAAAGAGATTTTTAGATGAAGGGGAAATTGCTAACTCATGATAGCGTTTGAAGAAAAATTCAGAGGAAGCCATATCATTTACCCAGGAATGCCCCTTTATTATGGGAAATAGAATAAATCTTCTCTACGTTTAAATTTGGTAAAAACTATGCACT
The sequence above is a segment of the Lycium barbarum isolate Lr01 chromosome 6, ASM1917538v2, whole genome shotgun sequence genome. Coding sequences within it:
- the LOC132598957 gene encoding uncharacterized protein LOC132598957; translated protein: MDLGCFDMGCIEKKPVKEHNSSNSENSPPTASTTSTSKTKAMKDGGQSNLVPLNKSGSQIKKPPHRKTSPINWFPRKKVDSYLKRKIKMLQEVDGMNSTLDETLGDANPHYCRVLREKIAVREAAQRAVEARKAALVEASWCRILQAARIDCKEAEQLLIKAAKFSAEAFEAANAIGVILYDIPDCSQKHYKIEKSPAKGGGPTTHTVRTSFETAFDVDKQVATAVKAALLKLANCPSMNKDEVKELLHRISQNPEETDDSHHQEVFEFSSECESDTASELTDLEKVKERKFKKKQVYEKFNMPNLVEMMLERLRCLQEDELASLATIVATCGLNAALAEAENSKPNVSGSAADDRSELSVEDGAVKGHNIDGKTSKTAEELPSLENFLVKRLTRLEREVLEAKNARIEAEQRQDKTGNKVVHSENDTNSSQDLASILKKPSLKFEKEIEEAKSNSETLLKTKCKASNSNVQLSEVPDLGRVLVKHSSKLEKDIEEAKRKNEKLSEIEGKDSNRLGTGAICRKKKHETEVPSLEDYLVKHMTRLEKEILEAKNRENTADPIANAPESASLVGKENVDQNVNHDTNVDENPCNGEQPSKAADTLSIEVENKEAADSLDKILVKPVHRLQRLKMQEASTRSDYVVQRRQRKIEDSSEGLDKILVKHVSKLEKEKMSLLHAKEDNWMNVKKRDTQLQNSEGSLDQILVKHKSRLEREKVAAVQEEDDDQIRHSVSRKATRERELQEAWGGLSLGNSLRPHMSRLQRDKAAWQKAEEEEKKRTVEEV